A segment of the Synechococcus sp. CBW1002 genome:
CAACGGCGGCTGTTGCATGAGGCCCAGCTGCCGGTCCCCAAGACCCTGGCGGACTACGACTGGAACGCCATCCCGGATCTTGAGCGTCCTCAGATCGAGCAGCTCGCCCACGACACCGGCTGGCTGGATCGGGCCGAGAACCTGCTGCTATTCGGTCCCAGCGGTGTGGGCAAAACCCACCTGGCAGCAGGCATCTGCCGCAGCCTGATCGCCCTGGACCGCACGGCGCGGTTTTTCTCCGCCACCACGCTGGTGCAGGAGCTGCAGCGCGCCAAAGCCGATTACGCCCTGGCTAAGGCCCTGACCCGACTGGATCGCTTTGCCCTGCTGGTGATCGATGACATCGGCTACGTCCGCAAGGACGAGGCCGAGACCTCGGTGCTGTTCGAGCTGGTGATGCACCGCTACGAGCGCAGATCCCTGTTGGTGACCAGTAACCAGCCGTTCAGCGAGTGGGAGAACGTCTTCTCCACCAGCGCCATGACCGTGGCAGCGGTGGACCGGCTGGTGGACCAC
Coding sequences within it:
- the istB gene encoding IS21-like element helper ATPase IstB, which codes for MTNSWLEPPSRPALETALPSVLKQLKLPQFRSQWQAAEQQATAAGWSPASYLYVLAEQEHQQRHQARQRRLLHEAQLPVPKTLADYDWNAIPDLERPQIEQLAHDTGWLDRAENLLLFGPSGVGKTHLAAGICRSLIALDRTARFFSATTLVQELQRAKADYALAKALTRLDRFALLVIDDIGYVRKDEAETSVLFELVMHRYERRSLLVTSNQPFSEWENVFSTSAMTVAAVDRLVDHSTLIQINGESYRRKRARRIDRSSAG